The Raoultibacter phocaeensis genome includes a window with the following:
- a CDS encoding InlB B-repeat-containing protein: MKRNIRGRGINRSTASVVLSVVLAIGLVMGSVPLAAADQSLPVESITASDAATDSATTTETDPAPTQDAPDTGTPSPDAPNSEDAPGHISKDVALEPAPNKQGPTSGDTTDPAQQGQQTENAQQGGQTQNDVPLTNDKPKPAVGTIVFEGLEYTLNPDGETVTLVGWYGEAPAGALVVPSKIVSGEDTYAVETIRIAGGGSESQRASEVTSLTLPDTVGSIDVESLEGLTGLVSISVSESNAAYASFDGMLFNKGLTELLLVPEGKEGAATIPDQTVSVLASTLSHSAKLTSVMVGNGSAAFTSVDGVLYNLDKTKALYCPAGAGDAVALPAETVEIGPGAFADAPLASIVVSGYVKTIDPSAFSDDAKANAVVALASGEDYDARKAVWEGAGFSQFAEPAQPGDTTSPGRGEDGEEPGFAYTLLDDYTLAVSWQGGEGPGAELVIPASAEMGGATYRVSAIADGGFRGLGEIASAVIPSGVTTIGDATFSGCSSLASVSLAEGLRSIGAQAFADTAIEQVKVPASVANVGSGAFADCSSLSRIVAHTNAVEVAGDALAGCSNVAIYCPFEESGEYPWNPGLVASGNHVMPYGLALSGEPLVLEVGQEADLFEGGVREAPEGMELTYSYSATVMSVDAGVVTGKKAGTADVSVALEMDGEAFARASRTVEVAKAAEDEQADESEPIVPIGAASIFQSDKAIDESAVRKPFDEVAVPKAGVRVWFDRNDGTGSPLLYVDGVEGEVVTPPVVTRPGYTFEGWYTDPVRGSKWDFSQPYWANYYSTYYARWAPLASCTVTFNSNGGSAVAAQTVSSGSAVAAPANPSRTGYAFAGWFTAPTGGAPYNFASAVTSNFTLFAQWTPNTYTVLFDSNGGSAVGQRYATHGSAVAAPANPSRLGYTFAGWFTAPTGGAPYNFASAVTSSFTLYAHWTANAFAVTLNPGTGAGVAASRSYAYEVPGQALPSAASLGFSKNGYAFKGWTVAADGSGALIADGADASRLSTGAPVTLHAQWKANSYTVKFDAGEGSLGSVPAQMAATFDQDVALPAAKPSRRGYTFLGWSSAAGAATAQYSAGQVLVKPNFASDPGGTATLHAVWQANTYTVRFDPNATAGQGLSGGPMPDQTFTFDADPQALTANAYSRTGYRFAGWTENADGAGAVHPDKDPVRNLAESGTVTLYAKWEANAYFAIFFSNAPEGATVTTSGPIMQQLTYDAKAALQPTPFSCSGYSFVGWNTEADGSGTPYADGAEVLNLTSAHSGMVSLYAQWRGSAYTVKFDKNAADATGTMGDLELNWGVRADLPASPFKRDGWSFAGWSTEPDGTGSTYADGENVRDLPPAGSNEVVLYARWTPVISVTAPVKPVLKVTADALSGTWVSAAPAESQFVSRTPVSLRIASMKCEPLSRSTELVFPDKGTWPGVSIGMDAGNGNRVQVALGNDLIFGSSPSFVIGEGSVEAPSTLPVKLSLAADDKTPVHVNDDAVPLTKITYTFEPVKEAS; encoded by the coding sequence ATGAAACGCAACATACGGGGAAGAGGGATCAATCGTTCGACTGCGAGCGTCGTGCTTTCGGTGGTTCTGGCTATCGGTCTTGTCATGGGCTCGGTTCCGCTTGCGGCGGCGGATCAATCGCTGCCGGTTGAATCAATCACAGCTTCCGATGCCGCCACTGATTCGGCAACCACCACCGAAACCGATCCCGCACCGACGCAGGACGCCCCCGACACCGGCACTCCCAGCCCCGACGCCCCCAACTCCGAAGACGCGCCCGGCCACATCTCGAAAGACGTTGCCCTCGAGCCGGCGCCCAACAAGCAAGGCCCAACCTCAGGCGATACAACCGATCCCGCCCAACAGGGCCAGCAAACCGAGAACGCACAGCAAGGCGGCCAGACGCAAAACGACGTCCCGCTTACCAACGATAAACCCAAACCCGCCGTGGGCACGATCGTGTTCGAGGGGCTCGAGTACACGCTCAACCCCGACGGCGAAACGGTCACGCTGGTGGGATGGTACGGCGAGGCTCCCGCAGGCGCGCTGGTCGTGCCCTCCAAAATCGTGAGCGGCGAAGATACGTATGCCGTCGAAACCATCAGAATCGCTGGGGGGGGGAGCGAATCTCAGCGCGCTTCTGAGGTAACTTCCCTCACGCTGCCCGATACGGTCGGATCCATCGATGTAGAATCGCTCGAAGGCCTCACGGGCCTTGTTTCCATTTCCGTCAGCGAATCGAACGCTGCGTACGCGTCGTTCGACGGCATGCTCTTCAACAAGGGCTTGACTGAACTCCTGCTCGTTCCCGAGGGCAAGGAGGGCGCTGCCACCATTCCCGACCAAACAGTTTCTGTCCTGGCTTCGACGCTTTCGCATAGCGCGAAGCTTACTTCTGTGATGGTCGGGAACGGCAGCGCCGCATTTACCTCGGTGGACGGTGTGCTGTATAACTTGGATAAGACGAAGGCCCTCTACTGTCCCGCCGGTGCGGGCGATGCGGTTGCGCTGCCCGCGGAGACCGTAGAGATCGGCCCCGGCGCGTTTGCCGATGCGCCCCTGGCATCCATCGTGGTGTCTGGGTACGTGAAGACGATCGACCCCTCAGCGTTCAGCGACGATGCGAAGGCGAACGCCGTCGTGGCGCTTGCAAGTGGCGAAGACTACGACGCGCGCAAGGCGGTATGGGAAGGTGCGGGTTTCTCGCAGTTTGCAGAACCCGCGCAGCCGGGCGATACGACGTCGCCTGGAAGGGGTGAAGATGGGGAAGAGCCGGGCTTTGCCTACACGCTGCTCGATGACTACACGCTTGCGGTTTCATGGCAGGGCGGGGAAGGGCCCGGGGCCGAACTCGTCATCCCGGCGTCAGCCGAGATGGGAGGCGCAACCTACCGCGTGTCCGCCATCGCAGATGGCGGATTTCGCGGTTTAGGGGAGATCGCGTCGGCGGTTATCCCGTCGGGTGTGACTACTATCGGCGATGCGACGTTCAGCGGATGCTCGAGCCTCGCTTCGGTTTCGCTTGCGGAAGGGCTGCGCTCGATCGGTGCACAGGCGTTCGCGGACACGGCGATCGAACAGGTGAAGGTTCCTGCGAGCGTTGCGAATGTCGGCAGCGGCGCGTTTGCCGATTGCAGCTCGCTTTCTCGTATCGTCGCGCATACGAATGCCGTTGAGGTGGCGGGCGATGCGCTTGCCGGGTGCTCGAACGTGGCCATCTACTGCCCCTTCGAGGAGTCGGGCGAGTACCCTTGGAACCCCGGCCTCGTCGCGAGCGGCAACCACGTCATGCCCTACGGCCTCGCGCTTTCGGGCGAGCCGCTTGTTCTGGAAGTCGGCCAAGAAGCCGACTTGTTCGAGGGAGGCGTGCGCGAAGCGCCCGAGGGCATGGAGCTTACGTACAGCTATTCCGCCACCGTCATGTCGGTCGACGCCGGCGTTGTGACGGGCAAGAAGGCGGGCACGGCCGACGTGTCCGTGGCGCTCGAGATGGACGGCGAAGCGTTCGCGCGCGCAAGCAGGACGGTTGAGGTGGCGAAGGCGGCTGAGGACGAGCAAGCGGATGAATCGGAACCTATCGTACCGATTGGTGCCGCATCGATATTTCAATCAGACAAAGCGATTGATGAAAGTGCGGTTAGGAAGCCTTTTGACGAGGTTGCCGTACCGAAAGCTGGTGTGCGCGTGTGGTTCGATCGTAACGATGGTACAGGCAGTCCCTTGCTGTATGTGGATGGCGTGGAAGGCGAGGTAGTGACACCGCCGGTTGTCACGAGGCCGGGCTACACGTTTGAAGGTTGGTACACCGATCCCGTACGTGGTTCCAAGTGGGATTTCTCACAGCCGTATTGGGCCAATTATTACTCAACGTACTACGCGCGTTGGGCGCCACTCGCGTCCTGCACGGTAACGTTTAACTCTAACGGCGGGAGCGCAGTCGCAGCGCAAACCGTGTCTTCTGGCTCGGCTGTCGCGGCCCCGGCGAACCCCTCGCGCACGGGTTACGCGTTCGCCGGCTGGTTCACTGCGCCCACGGGCGGGGCCCCGTACAACTTCGCCTCTGCGGTAACCTCCAACTTCACGCTCTTCGCCCAGTGGACGCCTAACACCTACACGGTGTTGTTTGATTCCAACGGCGGGAGCGCCGTGGGTCAAAGGTACGCGACACACGGTTCGGCCGTCGCCGCCCCGGCGAATCCGTCGCGCCTGGGCTACACGTTCGCCGGCTGGTTCACTGCGCCCACGGGCGGGGCCCCGTACAACTTCGCCTCTGCGGTAACCTCCAGCTTCACGCTCTACGCCCACTGGACCGCCAACGCCTTCGCCGTCACGCTCAATCCCGGCACGGGCGCGGGCGTCGCCGCGAGCCGTAGCTACGCCTACGAGGTTCCAGGCCAAGCTCTGCCCTCGGCCGCTTCGCTCGGGTTCTCGAAGAACGGCTACGCGTTCAAAGGCTGGACGGTCGCCGCCGACGGCTCGGGCGCGCTGATCGCCGATGGGGCCGACGCCTCGAGGCTTTCCACAGGGGCGCCCGTGACGCTGCACGCTCAATGGAAGGCCAACTCCTACACCGTCAAGTTCGACGCGGGCGAGGGCTCGCTCGGGTCGGTGCCTGCCCAGATGGCGGCAACCTTCGACCAGGACGTTGCGCTGCCCGCTGCGAAACCCTCCCGCAGGGGATACACCTTCCTCGGCTGGTCGAGCGCGGCGGGTGCGGCAACCGCCCAATACTCCGCAGGTCAGGTGCTCGTCAAGCCCAACTTCGCGTCCGATCCCGGCGGCACCGCCACCCTCCACGCCGTATGGCAGGCGAATACCTACACGGTGCGCTTCGACCCGAACGCCACGGCCGGACAGGGGCTCTCGGGCGGACCCATGCCCGACCAGACCTTCACCTTCGACGCCGACCCGCAGGCCCTCACCGCCAACGCCTACTCCCGCACGGGGTACCGCTTCGCGGGCTGGACGGAGAACGCAGACGGTGCGGGCGCGGTGCATCCCGACAAGGATCCGGTAAGGAACCTCGCCGAGTCGGGTACCGTGACCCTCTACGCCAAGTGGGAGGCCAACGCCTACTTCGCCATCTTCTTCTCGAACGCCCCCGAGGGCGCGACCGTCACCACGTCTGGGCCCATCATGCAGCAGCTGACCTACGATGCGAAGGCCGCCCTGCAACCCACTCCCTTCTCGTGCTCGGGCTACTCCTTCGTCGGCTGGAACACGGAGGCCGACGGGTCGGGCACCCCCTACGCCGACGGGGCCGAGGTGCTCAACCTCACTTCGGCGCACAGCGGGATGGTCTCGCTCTACGCCCAGTGGCGCGGCTCGGCCTACACGGTCAAGTTCGACAAGAACGCCGCGGACGCCACCGGCACCATGGGAGACCTCGAGCTCAACTGGGGCGTGAGGGCCGACCTGCCCGCAAGTCCCTTCAAGCGCGACGGCTGGTCGTTCGCGGGCTGGAGCACCGAGCCCGACGGCACCGGGAGCACCTACGCCGACGGCGAGAACGTGCGCGACCTCCCGCCCGCGGGTTCGAACGAGGTCGTGCTGTACGCCCGGTGGACGCCCGTGATCAGCGTGACCGCGCCGGTGAAGCCAGTGCTCAAGGTCACGGCCGATGCGCTTTCGGGCACGTGGGTTTCCGCCGCACCCGCCGAGTCGCAGTTTGTCTCGCGCACGCCCGTGAGCCTGCGAATCGCTTCTATGAAGTGCGAACCCTTGAGTCGAAGCACTGAGTTGGTGTTCCCCGACAAGGGTACGTGGCCCGGGGTTTCCATCGGCATGGATGCGGGCAACGGTAACAGGGTCCAGGTCGCGCTCGGCAACGACCTCATCTTCGGGTCGAGCCCCTCGTTCGTCATCGGGGAGGGTTCGGTGGAAGCGCCGTCGACCTTGCCAGTGAAGCTGAGCCTTGCTGCCGATGACAAAACGCCCGTCCACGTAAACGACGATGCGGTTCCCTTAACGAAGATCACCTACACCTTCGAACCGGTAAAGGAGGCGTCGTGA